TCCAGGCGCGGCATCATCACGTCCAGGGTGATGACGTCGGGCCCGACAGCGCCCACCTGGTCCAGGCAGTCCTGCCCGTCGACCGCCGTGTGGACCTCGAACCCCTCAAGCTGCAGATTGACGGCGATGAGCTGCCGAATCACCTCATCATCGTCGACGACCAGTACCCGTCCCAGCGCTTCAGCCACGGCCGCGAGACTAGCGCGCGCACCTCCCGCGCCGCTGGCATATGCCCAACGTGAGACCTATCGCCCCCTTGCCGTGAATTGCTCAACCCACACCCGCACCCCTGCTAGAGTTGGTTCCGCAACGAGCCCCCTTAGCTCAGGGGATAGAGCAACGGCCTCCGGAGCCGTGTGCGCAGGTTCGAATCCTGCAGGGGGCACCACGGAGATGGGAACACTGTTCAGTGTTCCCATTGCTTTTTCCTCATTCCTTTCCGACCGGTCAAGCACCCGATCCGCCGCCCGCCGGAGTTCCGGCACCGTCTCAGCGGCCAGGGTCACCCGGATCGTCGCCGTGTTGGCGGGTTTGTCGTAGAGGCGGTAGCCGGCCGGGGAGCGCTGGGCCGGGAGCAGGCCGCGCTCCTCGTAGTAGCGCAGGGTCGAGGGCGGAACGCCGGAGCGTTCGGCCAGTTCAGAGACGCGCATCAATGCCATGCGCCCACGGTTGACCTTCGAGTCGACTTGAAGGTCAACCGTGATCCATGCCCCATATCGGTCACCCCAGAACGAGGATGCCGACGGTGGCCAGGGTCGCGATGCTGATGGCGAGGATGAGGACCAGCGCGATCTTGCCGGTGCGCTCTTCTCCGGGGGTGGGGTCATGGTCGTTGGGCGTGCAGCAGCCGCTCATCGGGGTCCCTTCTTGGTGCCGTGGTCGGTGAGGCGGCCGATCCCGGGCAGGAAGCGGCCGGTGCGTGCGGCGTAGTCGAGGTAGGCCGCGCCGTGGATGCGCCGCAGGTAGGGTTCTTCGACCGCCCGGACCTGCAATTCAGCGCCGATGAGGACGGCGGCTGCGCCGAGCACGGCGATGGGGTTGGGGACCGCGAGGGCCAGGCCCAGCGACATCGCGGTGTAGGCGACATAGATGGGGTTGCGGACGATGCGGAAGGGGCCGTCGGTTACCAGCCGCGGGCGTTCGGTCTCGTCGGGGGTGGTCCGCCACGCCTGGCCCATGGCGAGCTGGGTGGCGAAGGTCCCCGCCACGCCCAAGGCCGCCAAGGCCGCGCCGGCGGTGCGCAGGGCGGGCTGGTCGAGGCCGGGCAGCGGCGTGAGGCCGACCAGCTCCGCGATGGGGGCGGCAACACCGGTGCACAGGCTGCCCAGGGCGAGCGGGAGTCGGGCGGCCCAGGCCAGCGGACTGGCCGGGCGTCGGATCCCCGTGTCGGCACCGTGCCGTCGTTGGAGCTGTGTCTTGGCGGCCGTCAGGACGACGAAGACGCCGTAGAGCACCAGCGCGGTGATGGCCATCGCGTTCACCTGCTGTCCTGGGTGCGGGTGGCGACGCCGAGGAGGTAGTCGGCGCCGACGCGGGTGCGCCAGTTCTCGCCGATGTGCAGGCCGTGCCGGGGCAGCTCGGCGAGGAACTCGCCCGCGCTGAACCGGTCGGCGGTGGGGTGGTCGAACAGGGCCTTGTAGGTGGGGCGCGCCAGGGCGGTGGCGGTGACCTCGTCGAAGAAGAATCGGCCGCCCGGTTTGAGGACGCGGGCGACCTCGGCCAGGGCGTCGCGCCAATTCGGGATGTGGTGGATGATCGCGAAGTCGAACACCGCGTCGTAGGAGGCGTCCTTCCCGCCACCGACGGGGCTGAAGGCGGCGGCCAGATCGGCGGCCGATCCCCGGGCCAGGTAGACGCGCTCCCCGTGGTGTTCCAGACGTCGTCGGGCCTTGACCAGCATGGTCGGATCCAGGTCCACGGCGTCCACGGACACGGCGCCGAAGGTATCGAGGATGAGCCTGGTGCCGTAGCCGGGCCCACAGCCCAGCTCGGCGACCCGGGCGCCGGGAGTGCATCCGCCCAGCTTGATGAGCAGGTTGGCCTCGTAGTGCTGGAGCAGGCGCCTGGGGGGTGAGTCGATCAGC
This sequence is a window from Spinactinospora alkalitolerans. Protein-coding genes within it:
- a CDS encoding methyltransferase family protein → MAITALVLYGVFVVLTAAKTQLQRRHGADTGIRRPASPLAWAARLPLALGSLCTGVAAPIAELVGLTPLPGLDQPALRTAGAALAALGVAGTFATQLAMGQAWRTTPDETERPRLVTDGPFRIVRNPIYVAYTAMSLGLALAVPNPIAVLGAAAVLIGAELQVRAVEEPYLRRIHGAAYLDYAARTGRFLPGIGRLTDHGTKKGPR
- a CDS encoding class I SAM-dependent methyltransferase, whose product is MLMNKIESALIDSPPRRLLQHYEANLLIKLGGCTPGARVAELGCGPGYGTRLILDTFGAVSVDAVDLDPTMLVKARRRLEHHGERVYLARGSAADLAAAFSPVGGGKDASYDAVFDFAIIHHIPNWRDALAEVARVLKPGGRFFFDEVTATALARPTYKALFDHPTADRFSAGEFLAELPRHGLHIGENWRTRVGADYLLGVATRTQDSR